The following coding sequences are from one Enterococcus sp. 4G2_DIV0659 window:
- a CDS encoding SdrD B-like domain-containing protein, with protein sequence MNIKKIVNSVVMLGVILSVFCSGVSAMAQKKVGEGGTGSISGILFVDQNGNGQQDPGEQGLSGILVKLIDSKGVEIPGKEFTTKEDGKYIFEGLERNKYGLKVYIPEGYKAISAGYFQLDENGHTNYVSLKEGEKFEDGSIGFFPKPATLNGTVFNDEDQDGKKGTTEIGIGGVVLELHQIGGKANPVATTTTTVNGKYSFTNIPPNEKYEVRAVSFPDKYEVVPNKHFDKDAKSVSPYLLKPEELRKGVMLALHEKTIPNIPAEDIIVEPNPLIKYVGETGTLKVTLIPADTTDKILDFKVMDSSIMTVDASGNWEAKKVGETVISVTTTNGKSSLVKVIVKEREVPVEHIIVEPNPLIKYVGETGTLKVTFVPENATNKELTFVSANPEIMSVDQNGNWVANKVGKTTITVTPSSGPAFVVDVTVKARSGVGATFYDYPEYLGYFHYKGTGTATNFDDDYNATEPYPGLGIDHYKVTKVGYVTVKDTGKYTFSVEIDDNATVYLDDEKIIDRDYFIGGTLTNFRYLKAGQTIKIQTEHFNRKAPVSYFHLRWRTPSNPFSDKAIPDEAITMEPGV encoded by the coding sequence ATGAACATAAAGAAAATAGTAAATAGTGTTGTAATGTTGGGCGTAATTTTGAGTGTATTTTGTTCAGGAGTTTCCGCAATGGCGCAAAAGAAAGTAGGTGAAGGTGGTACAGGGTCTATAAGTGGAATACTCTTTGTGGATCAAAACGGTAATGGCCAACAAGATCCCGGAGAACAAGGTCTTTCAGGCATATTAGTTAAATTAATTGATAGCAAAGGAGTTGAAATCCCAGGAAAAGAATTCACAACAAAAGAAGATGGGAAATATATATTTGAAGGACTTGAGAGAAACAAATACGGGTTAAAAGTTTATATTCCTGAAGGCTATAAAGCGATTTCAGCGGGATATTTTCAATTAGATGAAAATGGACACACAAATTATGTTTCATTAAAAGAAGGCGAAAAATTTGAAGACGGTTCTATAGGTTTTTTCCCAAAGCCAGCTACGTTAAACGGCACGGTCTTCAACGATGAAGATCAAGATGGTAAAAAAGGAACAACTGAAATAGGAATTGGTGGTGTTGTGTTGGAGTTGCATCAGATTGGTGGTAAAGCTAATCCGGTAGCTACAACCACAACTACTGTTAATGGTAAGTATTCATTTACTAATATTCCCCCAAATGAAAAATACGAAGTAAGGGCAGTATCATTTCCAGATAAATATGAAGTAGTTCCAAACAAACATTTTGATAAAGATGCTAAAAGTGTTTCACCTTATCTTCTTAAACCAGAGGAACTAAGAAAAGGAGTCATGTTAGCACTTCATGAAAAGACTATTCCTAATATACCAGCGGAAGATATTATTGTAGAGCCGAACCCATTAATCAAGTATGTTGGTGAGACGGGAACCTTGAAGGTGACATTAATACCAGCCGATACAACGGATAAAATTTTAGATTTTAAAGTTATGGATTCAAGTATTATGACTGTGGATGCATCAGGAAATTGGGAAGCTAAAAAAGTTGGCGAAACGGTGATTTCTGTAACAACGACCAATGGGAAATCAAGCCTTGTAAAAGTAATTGTCAAAGAAAGAGAAGTACCAGTAGAGCACATTATTGTAGAGCCGAATCCGCTAATCAAATATGTTGGTGAGACAGGAACCTTGAAGGTGACCTTTGTTCCGGAGAATGCAACGAATAAAGAATTGACTTTTGTAAGTGCAAATCCAGAAATTATGTCAGTGGATCAAAACGGTAATTGGGTAGCAAATAAAGTAGGGAAAACAACAATTACTGTTACACCATCAAGTGGACCAGCATTTGTTGTTGACGTGACAGTAAAGGCAAGGTCGGGCGTTGGTGCCACTTTCTATGATTATCCAGAATATTTAGGTTATTTCCATTATAAAGGAACAGGAACGGCAACAAACTTTGATGATGATTACAATGCTACAGAACCTTATCCAGGTTTAGGAATCGATCATTACAAGGTTACAAAGGTTGGATACGTAACAGTTAAAGATACTGGAAAATATACTTTCTCTGTTGAAATTGATGACAATGCAACTGTTTATTTAGATGATGAAAAAATTATCGACCGAGATTATTTCATCGGTGGTACCTTAACGAATTTCCGCTATTTAAAAGCTGGACAAACGATTAAAATACAAACAGAACATTTCAATAGAAAAGCACCCGTTTCATATTTCCATTTAAGATGGAGAACGCCAAGTAATCCATTTTCAGATAAAGCTATTCCAGATGAAGCGATCACGATGGAACCTGGAGTGTAA
- a CDS encoding LysR family transcriptional regulator yields the protein MRIRQLDYIVKIVELGSVNEAAKQLFITQPSLSNAVKELEQEMGIQIFQRTQKGMILTTEGTEFLSYARQILEQVDLMEEKYKGAETRRRLFSVSAQHYAFAVHAFVQLIKSYEKNEYEFTFRETQTSNIIEDVSNFQSELGILYLNAFNEKVIRKLLREKQLIFHPLFTAYPHVFVSKRNPLVGKKTVTLTDLEDFPYLSFEQGQFNSFYFSEEILSTRYHKKSIRVSDRATLFNFLIGLDGYTISSGVLSRELNDENIVAIPLEIEETMEIGWIQPAQMTLSPMGKEYLRYLKEHIVDYGFTIFEEE from the coding sequence ATGAGAATCAGACAATTAGATTACATTGTAAAAATCGTTGAATTAGGTTCAGTTAATGAAGCAGCAAAACAGCTGTTTATTACTCAGCCTAGTCTTTCTAACGCCGTTAAGGAATTGGAACAAGAAATGGGCATTCAAATTTTCCAACGCACACAAAAAGGGATGATTCTAACAACTGAAGGAACAGAATTTTTATCCTATGCTCGTCAAATTTTGGAGCAAGTGGATTTGATGGAAGAAAAATATAAAGGAGCAGAGACTAGACGTAGGCTATTTTCTGTTTCAGCCCAGCACTACGCTTTTGCAGTCCATGCATTTGTCCAGTTGATCAAATCTTATGAAAAAAATGAATATGAATTTACCTTTCGAGAAACTCAGACAAGTAATATTATTGAAGATGTCAGTAATTTTCAAAGTGAATTAGGCATTTTGTATTTAAACGCCTTCAATGAAAAGGTCATTCGCAAACTTTTAAGAGAAAAACAGCTCATTTTCCATCCACTATTCACTGCTTATCCACATGTCTTTGTCAGCAAACGAAATCCTTTAGTCGGGAAAAAAACAGTAACTTTAACGGATTTAGAAGACTTTCCCTATCTTTCTTTTGAGCAAGGACAGTTTAATTCTTTTTATTTTTCAGAAGAAATTTTGAGCACACGTTATCATAAAAAAAGTATTCGTGTCAGCGATCGAGCTACTTTATTCAATTTTTTAATTGGGCTTGATGGCTATACTATTAGTTCTGGGGTCTTAAGTCGTGAGCTAAATGATGAAAACATTGTGGCGATTCCTTTAGAGATTGAAGAAACCATGGAGATCGGTTGGATTCAGCCAGCTCAGATGACCTTATCTCCAATGGGGAAGGAATATTTGCGGTATTTAAAGGAACACATCGTGGATTATGGATTTACGATTTTTGAAGAGGAATAA
- a CDS encoding ABC transporter permease, which yields MNFSQFVVRNTLRNKHLYMAYFLSTLFSVMVFFTFTVFAFHPALSNDLNKNAQMGMLAAAIIIYGFAFFFVLYSMDVFIQSRKKEFGLLMIQGMSPKQLKKMVFIENLVIGFFATIIGSLAGIGFSQIILWLSNQLMHVEFGFYFPLQALVLTVFSFIVLFLAISIFIQFRLPKLKVQELLKAGDLGKGTIKNSRIKAILAVLLIGTGYAVALLVNGLLVPMVMLPVIFLVVVGTRFLFNQLSVSIIERLKKKQTIFWKKTNMVVFSDLAFRMKDNARSFFLVSIISTVAFAAIGTLYGFQNMILDGMNQVPFEFQITGMDEETTKIKQEFGQVLVEKGIQVDEGELNMYTDKDQINFIKESEYNRLAEIAKKPTIQTQGQAVQLLSKNTVGTKEAKINEVKLPDGTNLPVVKTDETTLLSSYSRNILVPDKTDLQSLERTMTTIWQPKNLSYDELISLGKFQEKNIPFMAKTYSKQSITDAYAPILFVGIFIGIVFFVSAGSFLYFRLYSDMDVDVEKFKMIYKMGLTKKELKKMIYQQVGILFFTPIIVSVIHGAVALTAMYHMFNQGMQVAGWQVLGVFVVIQLVYYLVARVFYFKKVYRLVQA from the coding sequence GTGAATTTTAGTCAATTTGTTGTTCGAAATACCCTGAGAAATAAGCATTTATACATGGCTTATTTTCTGAGTACCTTGTTTTCAGTGATGGTATTTTTCACATTCACAGTATTTGCTTTCCATCCTGCCTTATCAAATGATCTGAATAAGAATGCTCAGATGGGCATGCTGGCTGCGGCCATTATTATTTACGGATTTGCTTTCTTTTTTGTTCTGTATTCGATGGATGTTTTTATCCAGTCTCGGAAAAAGGAATTTGGTTTGTTGATGATTCAGGGAATGAGTCCAAAGCAGTTAAAAAAAATGGTATTTATAGAAAATCTGGTTATCGGTTTTTTTGCAACAATTATAGGAAGTTTAGCAGGAATTGGATTTTCACAAATTATTTTATGGTTAAGTAATCAATTGATGCATGTGGAATTTGGCTTTTATTTTCCTTTGCAAGCACTCGTTTTGACAGTGTTCTCGTTCATTGTTTTATTTTTAGCTATTTCGATTTTTATTCAATTTCGTTTACCTAAGTTAAAAGTACAAGAATTATTAAAAGCAGGAGATCTAGGTAAAGGAACCATAAAAAATTCGCGTATCAAGGCTATTTTAGCTGTTTTATTGATAGGAACAGGATATGCTGTTGCGTTATTAGTAAATGGATTATTAGTACCAATGGTTATGCTTCCAGTGATCTTTTTAGTCGTTGTAGGAACAAGATTTTTATTTAATCAATTAAGTGTTTCCATCATTGAACGATTAAAAAAGAAACAAACTATTTTTTGGAAAAAAACGAATATGGTTGTTTTTTCTGATCTAGCTTTTCGGATGAAAGATAATGCACGTTCATTTTTCTTAGTTTCTATCATATCAACTGTGGCTTTTGCAGCGATCGGTACATTATATGGTTTTCAAAATATGATTTTGGATGGCATGAATCAGGTGCCTTTTGAATTTCAAATTACAGGAATGGATGAAGAAACAACGAAAATCAAGCAAGAGTTTGGGCAGGTCTTGGTAGAGAAAGGGATTCAAGTAGATGAAGGCGAGCTGAATATGTACACTGACAAAGACCAAATTAATTTTATTAAAGAGTCAGAGTATAATCGGTTAGCAGAAATTGCTAAAAAACCAACCATTCAAACACAAGGACAAGCTGTCCAATTACTATCAAAGAATACGGTTGGCACTAAAGAAGCTAAAATTAATGAAGTTAAGTTACCTGATGGCACAAACTTACCAGTCGTAAAAACAGATGAGACAACGTTGCTTTCTTCTTATAGTAGAAATATACTTGTTCCGGATAAGACTGATTTACAAAGTCTAGAACGTACGATGACGACCATTTGGCAACCAAAAAATCTTAGTTATGATGAACTTATTTCACTTGGGAAATTTCAAGAAAAAAATATCCCTTTTATGGCAAAAACTTATTCAAAACAATCGATCACAGATGCTTATGCTCCTATTTTGTTTGTAGGAATCTTTATCGGAATCGTCTTTTTTGTTTCTGCTGGAAGTTTCTTGTATTTCAGATTATATAGTGACATGGATGTGGATGTTGAAAAATTCAAGATGATTTATAAAATGGGCTTAACAAAGAAAGAATTGAAAAAAATGATCTACCAGCAGGTCGGTATATTATTCTTCACGCCAATCATTGTATCTGTTATCCATGGAGCAGTAGCTTTGACTGCGATGTATCATATGTTTAATCAAGGCATGCAAGTAGCTGGCTGGCAAGTACTAGGAGTGTTTGTAGTCATTCAACTTGTGTATTATCTTGTTGCTCGAGTTTTTTATTTCAAAAAAGTGTATCGCTTGGTTCAAGCATAA
- the rlmN gene encoding 23S rRNA (adenine(2503)-C(2))-methyltransferase RlmN yields MEKASIYGLTKEELISWFIEHDEKKFRATQVWEWLYIKRVTTFKEMTNLSKELIALLEENFIINPLRQVIIQEAKDGTVKYLFELPDKNMIETVLMRQEYGLSVCVTTQVGCNIGCTFCASGLLKKQRDLTAGEIVAQIMLVQHYFDERGQGERVSHIVVMGIGEPFDNYDNLMNFLHTINDAKGLAIGARHITVSTSGLVPKIKEFADNGLQVNLAISLHAPNNDVRTSIMRINRSFPIEKLMEAVDEYLEKTNRRITFEYIMLNHVNDRPEHAQQLANLLKDKKKLTYVNLIPYNPVSEHDQYSRSDKADVLKFYDILKKNGVNCVIRKEHGTDIDAACGQLRSKQIKKAEKSV; encoded by the coding sequence GTGGAAAAAGCATCCATTTATGGTCTAACAAAAGAAGAACTTATTTCATGGTTTATTGAACATGACGAGAAAAAGTTTCGCGCGACTCAAGTGTGGGAATGGCTTTATATTAAGCGTGTCACAACTTTTAAAGAAATGACCAATCTATCAAAAGAATTAATTGCATTATTAGAAGAAAACTTTATTATCAATCCATTGCGTCAAGTGATTATTCAAGAAGCAAAAGATGGTACAGTGAAGTATCTATTTGAGTTGCCGGATAAAAACATGATCGAAACTGTATTGATGCGTCAAGAATATGGTTTGTCTGTTTGTGTAACAACTCAAGTGGGTTGTAATATTGGCTGTACGTTTTGTGCAAGCGGCTTATTGAAAAAACAACGTGATTTGACAGCTGGAGAAATTGTTGCACAAATCATGTTAGTTCAACATTATTTTGATGAGCGTGGGCAAGGAGAACGTGTGAGTCACATTGTTGTAATGGGGATCGGTGAACCATTTGATAATTATGACAACTTAATGAATTTCCTACATACAATCAATGATGCTAAAGGTTTAGCAATTGGTGCGCGTCATATTACGGTATCTACAAGCGGATTGGTGCCAAAAATCAAAGAGTTCGCGGATAATGGCTTACAAGTCAATTTAGCGATCTCTTTACATGCGCCAAATAATGATGTACGTACATCGATTATGCGAATCAATCGTAGTTTCCCAATTGAAAAATTGATGGAAGCGGTCGATGAGTATCTTGAAAAAACAAATCGTCGTATCACGTTTGAATATATTATGTTAAATCATGTCAATGATCGCCCAGAACATGCGCAACAATTGGCAAACTTATTAAAGGACAAGAAAAAACTGACCTATGTTAACTTAATTCCGTACAATCCTGTTAGTGAACATGATCAGTACAGCCGAAGTGATAAAGCAGATGTGTTGAAGTTTTATGACATTCTAAAGAAAAATGGTGTCAATTGCGTAATCAGAAAAGAACATGGAACAGATATCGATGCAGCTTGCGGACAATTGAGAAGCAAGCAAATAAAAAAAGCTGAGAAAAGCGTTTAA
- a CDS encoding SdrD B-like domain-containing protein, with the protein MKIRKIVSSVVMWGVMLSIFFLNIPAMAQNKVSGTSSISGVFFEDTNINGKKDINEKGLSGISIKLTDENGTEIPGKEVTTRADGKYIFEGLEGRNYALKIEVPKGYRVVTSRYFQMDKNGQTGFVSLEENDQFEDGWLGFYKTGGTSSISGVFFEDTNINGKQDINEKGLSGISIKLTDENGTEIPGKEVTTRADGKYIFEGLEGRNYALKIEVPKGYRVVTSRYFQMDKNGQTGFVSLEEDDQFEDGWLGFYKER; encoded by the coding sequence ATGAAAATAAGGAAAATAGTAAGCAGTGTTGTAATGTGGGGCGTGATGTTAAGCATATTTTTTTTAAATATTCCCGCAATGGCACAAAATAAAGTGAGTGGAACAAGTTCTATAAGTGGAGTATTTTTTGAGGATACAAATATAAATGGTAAGAAAGATATCAACGAAAAAGGTCTTTCAGGTATATCGATTAAGTTAACTGATGAAAATGGAACTGAAATTCCAGGGAAAGAAGTAACGACAAGAGCGGATGGGAAATATATATTTGAAGGACTTGAAGGAAGAAACTATGCTTTGAAAATTGAAGTTCCTAAAGGTTACCGAGTCGTTACATCAAGATATTTTCAAATGGATAAAAATGGTCAGACGGGTTTCGTTAGTTTAGAAGAAAATGATCAATTCGAAGATGGTTGGTTAGGTTTTTATAAAACGGGTGGAACAAGTTCTATAAGTGGAGTATTTTTTGAGGATACAAATATAAATGGTAAGCAAGATATCAACGAAAAAGGCCTTTCAGGTATATCGATTAAGTTAACTGATGAAAATGGAACTGAAATTCCAGGGAAAGAAGTAACGACAAGAGCGGATGGGAAATATATATTTGAAGGACTTGAAGGAAGAAACTATGCTTTGAAAATTGAAGTTCCTAAAGGTTACCGAGTCGTTACATCAAGATATTTTCAAATGGATAAAAATGGTCAGACGGGTTTCGTTAGCTTAGAAGAAGATGATCAATTCGAGGATGGCTGGCTAGGGTTTTATAAGGAGAGATAG
- a CDS encoding ABC transporter ATP-binding protein, whose amino-acid sequence MLQVENLSKTYGTEIKYEALKGLNLTVNDSEFIGIMGPSGSGKSTFLNLLATIDQPTSGHILLNGKDPNQLNQEEIAKFRRRELGFIFQSFNLMPTLTVEENIILPLTLDGEKISVMKEKLNLLAERLGIASLLKKRIAEISGGQAQRVAVARAMIHQPQLLLADEPTGNLDTKSSRDVMQLLQQLNDVEKATILMVTHDPLAASYCKRIVFIKDGELIDEIHHSGNQKIFYDEIMIKLSEIEGADSEF is encoded by the coding sequence ATGTTACAAGTTGAGAATTTATCTAAAACATATGGCACTGAAATCAAGTATGAGGCCTTAAAAGGGTTGAATCTAACCGTCAATGATAGTGAATTTATTGGAATCATGGGACCTTCTGGAAGTGGGAAAAGTACGTTCTTGAATCTTTTAGCAACGATCGATCAGCCTACATCAGGTCATATTCTATTGAATGGAAAAGACCCAAATCAATTGAACCAAGAAGAAATTGCGAAATTTAGAAGAAGAGAGCTAGGTTTTATTTTCCAAAGTTTTAATTTAATGCCAACATTAACGGTAGAAGAAAATATTATCTTGCCCTTAACGTTAGATGGAGAAAAGATTTCTGTTATGAAAGAAAAGTTGAATCTTTTAGCTGAGCGTTTAGGGATTGCTAGCCTTTTAAAAAAACGAATTGCAGAAATTTCTGGTGGACAAGCACAGCGTGTAGCTGTTGCCAGAGCAATGATTCATCAGCCGCAATTATTACTAGCGGATGAGCCTACAGGAAATCTAGATACAAAATCCTCAAGGGACGTTATGCAATTGTTACAGCAATTAAATGACGTAGAGAAAGCGACAATTTTGATGGTAACACATGATCCTCTGGCGGCCAGCTATTGCAAACGGATTGTTTTTATCAAAGATGGTGAACTAATTGATGAAATTCACCACAGTGGAAATCAAAAGATTTTTTACGATGAAATCATGATAAAACTATCTGAGATTGAAGGTGCAGATAGTGAATTTTAG